A portion of the Scleropages formosus chromosome 13, fSclFor1.1, whole genome shotgun sequence genome contains these proteins:
- the ccdc160 gene encoding coiled-coil domain-containing protein 160 homolog, whose product MGVEEGLESPGCKESNWVAELFPPRFTVLDLLEECGAGPGAGTRPPETVSSLLLPSERTSKVRSGRKQEIYRSALVEVQRTEDSRRRKQLVERIIRKQDGTPETSSGDAERRGGAFERSPGREDEEACIWNEQDLASLRWAARKAEQDRRSLSARLQQALDETERRRQECGRLQGLLDERDAQIARARREAATKSQQLELLRVQGRKTEARSKAWVTEVRDRAQEASRLHEKLRRAEEEVRKLRGNNAGLAQEVDMLRKQLEAERKEEAVVTLAEHQALVQRLRAELEAERQKHARSRTALDLLRRHYISRPDQPGRRQIDRITYM is encoded by the coding sequence ATGGGCGTGGAAGAGGGTCTGGAGTCGCCGGGGTGTAAGGAGAGCAACTGGGTGGCTGAGTTATTTCCCCCTCGTTTTACCGTGCTTGATCTCCTGGAGGAATGTGGCGCCGGGCCGGGGGCAGGAACACGACCCCCGGAAACAGTTTCTTCGCTTCTGCTGCCTAGCGAAAGAACGAGCAAGGTCCGGAGCGGCCGAAAGCAAGAGATCTACCGGTCAGCCCTTGTCGAGGTGCAGCGGACAgaggacagcaggaggaggaagcagcTGGTGGAGAGAATCATTAGGAagcaggatgggacaccagagACGAGCTCCGGAGATGCGGAGCGCAGGGGCGGGGCCTTCGAACGGAGTCCGGGACGGGAGGATGAGGAGGCCTGCATCTGGAACGAGCAAGACCTGGCGTCTCTGCGGTGGGCAGCGCGCAAAGCGGAGCAGGACCGACGCAGTCTGAGCGCTCGGCTCCAGCAGGCGCTAGATGAGACGGAGAGGCGGCGGCAGGAGTGCGGACGGCTCCAGGGGTTACTGGACGAGAGGGATGCGCAGATAGCTCGTGCCAGACGCGAAGCTGCAACGAAAAGTCAGCAGTTGGAGCTGCTACGGGTCCAGGGGCGCAAAACCGAGGCACGTTCGAAGGCATGGGTTACGGAGGTCCGGGACAGGGCGCAAGAGGCCAGCAGGCTGCACGAGAAGCTTAGAAGGGCTGAAGAGGAAGTGCGGAAGCTCAGGGGGAACAATGCAGGCTTGGCACAGGAGGTGGACATGCTGAGGAAGCAACTGGAGGCGGAGCGGAAGGAGGAGGCGGTAGTCACCCTTGCGGAGCACCAGGCTCTCGTGCAGAGGCTGCGGGCCGAGCTAGAGGCAGAGCGTCAAAAACACGCACGCAGCCGGACAGCTCTGGATCTCCTGCGCAGACACTACATCAGCCGACCGGACCAGCCGGGCAGGCGACAGATAGACAGGATCACATACATGTAG